From the Micromonospora echinospora genome, the window ACCAGAAACCGACCATGCCGAGGTCGAACGGTACGCCGTAGATCCGCCCGTCGATGGTGTACGGCTCCAACGCCAGGGGCAGCAACGAGCCGACCCAGGGCTTGACGTCGTCGGTGAGGTCCTTCACCAGGCCCGCGTCCACCTGCTGCTTGAGCACGCCGCCGCCCCAGGACTGGAAGAGGTCGGGCGGGCTTCCGGCCTGGGTGGCGGTGGTCAGCTTGGCCTTGAACGCCTCGTTCTCCAGAGGTTGGATCTTGACGGTGACGCCGTCGTGCGCGGACTGGTATTCCTTCGCCATCGCCGCCCAGACCGGCAGCATCGGCTCGGTGTTCTGGATGTGCCACCAGTTGATCGTCTGCGGGTCGTCCGGGTCGCCGGAGTCCCCGCCGCCGCAGGCGCCGAGCAGGTAGGCGCCGGCACCGGCGCCGACGAGGCCGAACAGCGTTCTGCGGGAGAGGTGCGCTGCCATGGTTCATCCCTTCGGGGACTCACGAGGTGCTCGGATGCCGATCTGGCCGGCGTGATGCGGCCAGGGTGTTCCGGAAGTTTCGCAAGCGGTGCCGGTATTACCAGGTGATGGCGGGCACGCTACGACGTGGTTGCACACCGGGTCAAGGGGTCTGTCCTATCGCGACAAGAGCCGCTACCGTGGTCGTAACTTCCAGAGTTCCCGGAACGGACTTCCGGAAGTTTGCCGAAAGTCGCACCCGAGGAGCCGACATGTCGACCGAGACCGCTGACGTGGCGACCGCCGCACGGGCGATCCGCAATCCCGTCCTGACGGGATTCCACCCGGACCCGTCGATCCTGCGGGTGGACGACGACTACTACCTGGCCACCTCGACCTTCGAGTGGTATCCGGGGGTGCGGGTGCACCACTCCCGTGACCTGGTGCACTGGCGACCGCTGGGCGGGATCATCACCGAGCGCCGCCTGCTCGACCTGCGCGGCTGCGGGGACTCCAACGGGGTGTGGGCACCGGACCTGTCCTACCACGACGGCGAGTTCCTGCTGGTGTACAGCGACGTGGCCAGCTTCGCCAGCGGCTACTGGGATCCGCAGAACTACCTGGTCACCGCGCCCGACATCGCCGGTCCCTGGTCGGATCCGGTGACGCTGCACGGGCGGGGTTTCGACGCCTCGCTGTTCCACGACGACGACGGCGACAGTTGGCTGCTGAGCATGAGCGCCGACTGGCGGCCTGGCCGGAACCGCTTCGCCGGCATCGAGATCCAACGCTACGACCGTCGGCGACGCCGCCTGGTCGGCCGTCCCCGGACGATCTTCACGGGCACCTCCGTCGGGCTCACCGAGGCACCCCGCCTCTACCGCCACGACGGCTGGTACTGGCTGGTCACCGCCGAGGGGGCACCAGTTGGGAGCACCAGGTCACCGTGGCGCGGTCACGCGAGCTGTTCGGGCCGTACGAGGTGGACCCGGCCGGGCCGATGCTGACCTCGGTCGGTCGCCCGGACCTGCGGTTGCAGAAGGCCGGTCACGGCAGCCTGGTCCGCACCCCGGCCGGTGACTGGTACCTGGCGCACCTGGTCGGACGCCCCTACACGCCCCTGGGCAACTGCGTGCTGGGGCGGGAGACCGCGATCCAGCGGGTCGAGTGGACGCCGGGCGGTTGGCCCCGCGTGCCCGGCGGCGTGCCGGCGGACGAGGTCACCGCGCCCGACCTGCCCCCGCACCCGTGGCCGCCGGCACCGGCCACCGACCACTTCGACGACGACCGGCTCGGTCCGGACTGGTCGACACTGCGCCGGCCGGCCGGCCCGGACTGGCTCGACCTGCGGGTACGCCCGTCCCACCTGCGGGTGCGCGGGGGGCAGTCACCCGTCGGCCGGCAGACGCCGAGCCTGGTCGCCCGGCGGGTCGGGGCGACCCGCTGCTCGCTGGAGACCGTGGTCGAGTTCGACCCGATCGACCACCGGCACCTCGCCGGGATCACCGCCTACTACAACACCCTGAACTGGCACTACCTCTACCTGACCCGGGACGACCACGGGCGGTTGGTGCTGGAGCTGCTCAGCGCGGACAGCGGACGACGGAGGACGTACCCCGACCTCACCGTCGAGGTGGGCGACGCCGGTCGGGTCGGATTGCGGGCGGTGTTCGACGGCCCGGTCGTCCGGTTCGGGTACAACCTCGGTGCCGGCTGGCGGGACCTGCCGGTGGAGCTGGACGCCACCGTCCTCTCCGACGAACACGCCGCCCTGGTCGTCGACGGGGAACCGGCGGCGTGGGGATTCACCGGGGCGTTCCTCGGCCTCTGGGTCCAGGACCTGGGCAACGACGGCGTCCATGCCGACTTCGACCACGCCACCTACCTCGAACACTGAGCCCGGCCGCGCCCTCGGCGACGGCCCCGGTACGGACAGGAGCCCCGATGCCACCCTCCCCCGTGCCCGGCCCGGCCGGCGCGCCTTTCCCCGCCCCGGCCCGCCCCGTCAGCACCGCCGTCGTCGACTCCGCCCGGGGCGGTGGCCGCACGGTCAGCCTCACCTTCGACGACGGACCGAACCCCGCCGACACCCTGCGGCTGCTGGGCGTCCTGCGCCGGCACCGGGTCGCCGCCGTGTTCTGCCTCTGGGGCGAGCACGTCGACGACCACCCCGACGTGGTCCGCCGGATCGTCGCCGACGGGCACGCCCTGGGCAACCACGGCATGCGCCACGACGACATGGCCCGCTGGCCGGCCGAGCGGATCGCGGCGGACCTGCGGGCGACCAACGACGCCATCCGACGGGCCGTGCCGGGTGCCCGGATCCGGTACTTCCGCGCCCCCTACGGCGCCTGGGGAGGGACGCCCGCCGTGGCCGCCGCCCTGGGCATGCGCCCGCTCGGCTGGCGGCTGGCCGTCGGCGACTGGGAGCCGCCCGGCACCGACGAACTCGTCCGACGGCTGGTCGACGGGGTCACGCCCGGCGCCGTGGTGCTGCTGCACGACGGCGGTGGCGACCGCCACCAGACCGTCGAGGCGGTCGACCGGTTCGTCCCCGTCCTGCGGGCGCGGCGCTGGCGGTTCACCCTGCCCGCGCGGGACTGACCTGCCCGGCGGACTCAGACCCCGAGGTAGCGGAGCACCGCCAGCACCCGGCGGCTGTAGCCGGCCGCCCGTGGCAGGTCGAGCTTGTCGAAGATCGTGTTGATGTGCTTCTCCACCGCGCTCTGCGACACGTGCAGCCGCTCCGCGATGGTCGCGTTGGTGTGGCCCTGTGCCATGTGGTGCAGCACGTCCCGCTCGCGCGGGGTCAGCCGGGTGAGCGGATCGGCCGGGTCCGCGCCGGCCAGGACCTGCCGGACCACCTCGGGATCGAGCGCCGTCGCGCCCGCCGCCACCCGGTCGAGTGCGTCGAGGAAGTCGTCCACCTGAGCGACCCGGTCCTTGAGGACGTAGCCGACACCCTCCGGGCGGTCGGCGAGCAGGCGGGTGGCGTACCGCTTCTCGACGTACTGGGAGAGCACCAGGATGGCGGTCGACGGCCAGCGCCGCCGGACCTCCAGGGCGGCCCGCAGCCCGTCGTCGGTGTGGGTGGGTGGCATCCGCACGTCGGTGACCA encodes:
- a CDS encoding polysaccharide deacetylase family protein gives rise to the protein MPPSPVPGPAGAPFPAPARPVSTAVVDSARGGGRTVSLTFDDGPNPADTLRLLGVLRRHRVAAVFCLWGEHVDDHPDVVRRIVADGHALGNHGMRHDDMARWPAERIAADLRATNDAIRRAVPGARIRYFRAPYGAWGGTPAVAAALGMRPLGWRLAVGDWEPPGTDELVRRLVDGVTPGAVVLLHDGGGDRHQTVEAVDRFVPVLRARRWRFTLPARD
- a CDS encoding response regulator, whose protein sequence is MRIVLAEDSTLLREGLARLLAEEGHDVAATVASAEELTGAVDRHRPDVVVTDVRMPPTHTDDGLRAALEVRRRWPSTAILVLSQYVEKRYATRLLADRPEGVGYVLKDRVAQVDDFLDALDRVAAGATALDPEVVRQVLAGADPADPLTRLTPRERDVLHHMAQGHTNATIAERLHVSQSAVEKHINTIFDKLDLPRAAGYSRRVLAVLRYLGV